The window CGCTTGTTAGTCGCTAACGGGCAGTGGCATGTGGTCACAGGCAATGATTCAACGGGAGATGAAGCACGATTTGATCGGGTGATTGTGTGTTTACCTGCTAACCAGAGCAAAGCTTTGCTGCACGAGTATGAGATTGCGTCCCGTATTCCCACCGAGGTTCACCAGGCGTGTTGGGCGCTGGCGCTGGCGACACGCGGACATGTGGAGAGCGACATAAAGGGCTTTTTTGGCGACGATTTCGTGTCCTGGGTATCCCGCTTATCGTCGCGTCCGATGCGAGATTCGTCCGCACATTGGGACGATCTGTGGATGCTGCATTTCGCCGGCAATTGGTCGGAAATACAGGGTAAAAATACCGCGCTGGATCTGGTGGAATCTGGATCGCAATGGCTGAATCGAGCACTGTCCGGATACCGCTCACGACCACTGACGGTAGTAGAGCACTATAGTCATTTTTGGCGCTTCGCGAGGGTTATAGGGCAACCGTTGGCGCAAGCCTGCATTGTTGATTCTGACATTGGGCTGGCTGTGGCGGGTGACTGGGTCGCTGGTGGCCGAGTCGAGGGCGCTTATTTATCTGGCCTGGCTGCGGCTGAGCAGATTCTGACTGGGCTATGAGCTGATCAAGCAACGGGCCATAGCGAGAGGGGTATTGAGTGGCTGCGATATTGCCCAAGAGCAGAGTCGGTGTGTTCTGGTTTAGCAACGACCTGCGAATCACCGACAACGCTGCATTGAATTATGCGGCCCAGTCGTGTGAGACCTTAATCTGCGTTTACATTCTTGATCCTCGCTTGTATGCACCCAATCGCTACGGCCTCAGATCCATGGGGCCGATGCGAGACAGATTTTTACAGGAATCGCTCGCGCAATTGTCCGTCGATCTGAATGCTGTCGGCCAGACGTTGCTCGTTCTTCGAGAGTCGCCGTTGCAGGCGATGGCGCAGTTAATTGGTAAGTATGATCCCGGCTTGGTTGTACGCAGTCGACAAGCAGGCTTCTACGAATACAAGCAGTGGGCAATGTTGCAGCGCCGCTATCGCCTAATCAGCTTTAAGGATATCGCGACCCATACGTTGTTTAACGACGAAGATCTTCTGCCCTTTCCGCTCACCGATCTGCCAAAAACCTTTTCGCAGTTTAGAAAAAAAGTGGAACCGCTGGCCGATATCCGGAACCTGTTGCCCGTTTGCGATCTTCCGCCGCCGCCCCGGGGGCTGAAACGCGACCACACCTTTAGACGGGAGTTACTGAAACACCAAAGCAGATCAATATTCAAAGGCGGGGCTGAGGCTGGCATTCAGCAATTGCAGGGGTATTTTCATACAACGGCGCCCAGCGAGTACAAAACTGTACGGAACGCACTGGATGGCTGGGGTAATTCCACTAAATTATCGCCCTGGCTTGCGAATGGTTGCCTGTCGGTTAATCAAGTTTTACTCGCGTTGGGTGAGTATGAAGCACAATATTCGGCGAATGAATCCACCTACTGGATAAGTTTCGAGTTATTGTGGCGAGAGTACTTTCAGTGGTCGGCGTATTTACATGGAGCCCGTTTGTTTGCGCGGGATGGCATTAACGGTAGTAAAAAGCTGAACACCTTTTACTCACAGCGGTTTATGCAGTGGTGTGAAGGCAGTACGCCATTCCCGTTGGTGAACGCATTGATGAAACAACTCAACGTCACGGGATATATGTCCAACCGCGGGCGACAGATCACAGCCAGCTGTCTGGTTAACGAGTTGGCGCTGGACTGGCGCTACGGTGCGGCTTATTTTGAGCAGCAACTTATCGACTACGATGTCGCATCCAACTGGGGCAACTGGCAGTACATTGCGGGCGTCGGAGCGGATCCGCGCGGTGGACGACATTTTAATTTGGATAAACAACGGGAAATATTCGACCCGGAGGGCGACTTTATCGCTAAGTGGGGCGGAGAAAGCGCAACGGCTGAGGTGAATTCGGTGGATGCGGCGGATTGGCCTTTAGCGGACGAATGAGGCAGACCAACCGAGTGAATTGTGATTCTTATTAACTTGGCAATGAACGTTGCAAAGTTAATCGCCGGGTTAATAGGGGATAATCCCTGTGTTACCTATCAATTTCTTTCAGCCATAAAAAAGCCGGTTGTGCAAAACCGGCTTTACGTTAGCGAGAGCTTAAACTAACGCTAGTTCACGGTTGCCTCAAACACGGATGCAGGAAGGCCGTTTTTGTTGTACAGGTTTGCAGTGTTGGGATCGTTAGCCCACGCGTAGCGAACACTCACCGGATTTTTTACCTCTTTGCTCCACACCACTACTTTGCCTTTCTTGATTTTCGCTTTCGCCCAGACATATTTTCCATCCTCGCCGGCAATCGCAAATCCGCCGAGCTTTCCGTCTTTGGCAATAAGTCCGTCGCCGACGTGATCGAAACTGATAATCAGCTTATTCTTTTTACGCTCCAGGTTTTTGAACAGGGGGCCAGAATATTCAATATCCGTGTTGCCGTAGGCTAAAGCTTCGGCGGCAAGCGCCAGGCGTTCACCAACGGCTTTTTTATTGAGTGGATGTAAATCGTTCCATTCGCCGACATCGGAGATCACTGCCATAGCGGTGTTGTCGACCTTGTCCAGTGTTTGAAATTGGGCAAAACGTGTGGCTGCCCACTGGCTCTCAGATGGCTCTTGCGGGTCGCTCATATAATTGGCTAGCTGCACGAACAGGAAGGGGAAGTCGCCTTGATTCCAATCTCTACGCCAGCTTTTGATCAGGTGTGGAAACAGTGTTGCGTACTCTTGCGGATTGCCCGTATTCGATTCACCCTGGTACCAGATAACGCCTTTAATATTCATATTAAAGAGTGGGGCGAGCATTGCATTGTAGCAACCGAGTGGCTCGTTCCAGGGAATGAAGCGTTTCGGTTTGGGTGGCTCAATAACGTTTGCGACTTTGTATTTCCACTCACCTTTCAGGTCGATTTTAGTATCGCCTACTTGCAGGTAATAGGGTTTTTCGGAAACAAATTCGCCCTGGCCATTATCTACCTGAACACGCAAGGTGATAATGTTTTTACCGGGTTTGACCACGCCGGGCTTGACCTTGTAGCGGCGCGGTGGGTATCGGTACCCGGTGCTGCCTACTTGTTCGCCGTTGATGTATGCGGTATCACCATCGACAATAACGCCGAGGCGTAGAAACGCGTCCTGGTCTTTTACGCTATCTGGTAGGGTGATTTCTTTGCGAAACCAGACGATGCCTGTCATGGGCTTAATGCCTTCGTCCGCCCATACAGAGGGCATGTTCAGGCTTTTCCACTGATCATCGTCGTACGAGTTTTCGTACCATTTAACTTTTCCCTGCATACCTTTGTCGCCACCGTTGAGCTTGGCGAACCAGGCATTGCTTTCCTGTTGATCAGCATCTTTTATGGACTGAAGATACCCATCGTCGTCAAAATTCTCGATTGACTTGTATTGCGCAGGGTATTGTTTAAGGTCGTCGCGACTAATCCAGCACTCGGCTGGTGAGCCCCCGAAGTTCGCTCCTAAAATACCTACGGGTACATTTTGTTTTTCCTGTATTTTTTTTGCGAAAAAATAGGCCACTGCAGAGTGCTCACCGATTTTGTCGCTCACACTGGCTTGCCATTCTCCACCCGTTATATCCTTTTGCGGGCCTTTGAAGTTCATTTCTCTGGGAACGGTAAATTCACGAATAAGTGGGTCGTTAGCGTTGGCTACCAGGTCGGGGTATCTTTCTTCGATTCTGTTGAGCGTGGTTTGCATATTCGACTGGCCGGAAGCAACCCACACATCACCAAAGTAAACGTCTTTGATTGTCAGGGTGTTTTCGCCTTCGACGGAGATCGTGTATGGACCGCCGGCATCGTAGGCAGGAATTTTTACAGACCAGTCGCCGCTGGTGCTGGCTTTCGCCTTGAATGTTTTTCCGTCAACGGAGACAGAGATTTTTTCATTTGGCGAAGCCCAGCCCCAAATGGTGTTGGGAGTTTCGCGCTGTAGAATCAAGCCGTCGCTGAGCAAGCGAGGCAGCTTGACCGCAGCATTGGCGTATTGTGCGAGGGCGAAAGAGAGGGTGAACAGTAACAACAGCAAGTTCTTCATAGTTTTTTTCGCTTTTTGTTTTGGCAAGTGGCAGAAGCCTTGAGACTTAGTATTATATTTCTTCCAAATTGCTAGGAAGAGGTGGCACATATGTGTGGACGGTTTGCCAATCACGTTCAAGATATGCACCGTTGGGTTTCTATTTTAAAGCATTGGCCGGCGAACATAGAGCATGGCGAGCCGGTTGCACCCACAGGTTTTAATATAGCACCTACACAGAGTGTGCCGGTGGTATGCGCAGCCGGGACATACGCAATGCGCTGGGGACTGGTGCCATCATGGTCTAAAGATGCCAGCCCTAAATTCGCAACTTTTAATGCCCGTATAGAAACGGTTGCTGAAAAACCCACTTTCCGCAGTACCTGGAACGCCAAGCGACGCTGCCTGGTCCCCATTTTGGGTTATTACGAATGGGTGCAAAGCGGCGATGGAAAGCAACCGTACTTTGTGAGACAGCAACATGGCGGGGAAATTCTTGCTATGGCGGGTTTATGGGAGCAGCGGGGTGAGATGGTGTCGTTTACCGTGTTAACCGAGCCTGCTTCTGGGAAAATGAGCGAACTGCACCATCGAATGCCGGTTTTTCTGAATGAGCAAAACGCTCGCCCCTGGCTTGAAGGAGGTTACGAATTTGCACCGCTTTCACACGGAGAGTTGCGAGCGGATCTCAGCTTTTACCCGGTGAGTAAACGCGTGAACAAAGCGAGTGAAGCCGGTGCAAGCCTGCTTGACCCGCTGAGCGACGATGGGCCTGATTACGCGAAATAAACGCCGCCCAAAATGAGTGGATGATCGGCTCCTGTAACGGCAGGAAGGTTGCCTGGCAGTTTATTCAAGGTGCGCATCGCCAGCCAGGCAAATGCCACCGCTTCAACCCAATCCGGGTGTAATCCCAAATCGTCGGTGGTGGATAGCGTGTAGCCAGGCAGGAGTTCAGCGAGGCGGGCAAATAGCACTCTGTTGTGCACCCCGCCGCCGCACGCGTAAATATGAGTGCCCGTCGTACAGGAGTGGCGAATGGCGTCGGCTATGGTGATCGCGGTGAGTTCCGTGAGTGTTGCTTGAACATCCTGTGGGGTAAACGGCGTTATGGTCGCTTCCACGGCCTGGTTAACCCAATGAACGTTGAAATCTTCTCTGCCGGTGCTTTTCGGGGCAGGCATTTTGAAAAACGAGTGGCTGAGCAATGTGTCCAAGAGTTCGTGATTAATCTTGCCGTCACCCGCCCATTCACCATTCTTATCGAAACGCTTGGTGCCGAACTTGTTAATCCAGGCGTCCATCAGTGCGTTGCCCGGGCCTGTGTCGTAACCGAGGACACTGCCGTCAGTTGGCAGGTATGTAATGTTTGCCATGCCCCCGATGTTCAGAATGCATCGATTTTCCTTCAAGCTCGAAAACATTGCGTGGTGGAATGTGGGTGCGAGCGGTGCACCTTGTCCACTGGCGGCCATGTCTCTGCGGCGAAAGTCCGCAACTGTAGTGATGCCTGTGAGCTGGGCGATAGTGTTGGGGTCACCGATCTGAAGAGAAAACTGTTCAGGGGTTCCGGCGCTGTGTGTTCTGTGGCGAATAGTCTGGCCGTGGCTGCCAATGGCGGTAATCTGTTCCGCTCGAAGCTGATTTTCTTCCAACAGCTGGTTGACTGCTTTGGCGAATAACATACCCAGTTGGCGATCCAGGGCGCCCATGCGGTCGATTTCATTATCGCCCGGGCGCGCCAGATCAAATATTTTTTGGCGGGTGCGCGGATCGTAGGGGAGGTCGTACGTGGCCAGGAGGCGAAATGAGTTTTCGCTGAACTCGACCAGTCCCGCATCGATTGAGTCGGCACTGGTGCCGGACATCAGGCCAATAAAAAGGCTTTTCGCCTCTGCCATATAGTGCCTCGTGAGCTGCTGGTAGGTGAACGAGATCGGTTAGAGGAGCTGTGGAAAGCTGGCACAGACCCGCGCAGAACGTGCGCTGGTCTGTGCGTCAGCGACAACGATTATAAATTCTTCGTCGTACTTATTGTATGGCTGTCTGCGAGTTTTGTACTGCCCGAGGTGGGGTCCAACTCGGCCAGCAGAGGCTGGGTTGCGTTGAGAAACCGCGGCAGCTCGGCTTTGGCAATGGCCTTGGCTTTCGGTAGCTTAACAGTAACCGGGTTGCGAACCGAGCCGTTTACGTAAAATTCGTAGTGCAGGTGAGGACCGGTTGCCAGCCCCGTTGACCCTACATAAGCAATGGTCTGACCCTGTTTGACGCGGGCTCCAGCCCGAATACCTTTGCGAAATTTGCTGATATGGGCGTACAGCGTTTTGTAGGTTTGCCCATGCTGGATAATAACGACGTTGCCGTATCCACCTTTGCGGCCAGCAAAGATTACCTTGCCGTCGCCGGCAGCTTTAATCGGGGTCCCGCGCGCGGCTGCGTAGTCTGTACCTTTATGGGCGCGAATTTTATTGAGTACCGGATGTTTACGCTTCAAATTGAACGGTGAACTGATACGGGCGAATTCGATGGGGGTGCGCAAGAACTCCTTGCGCATGGTATCGCCAGCGGGTGTGTAGTATTGAACGTTACCGTTGGCATCCTCATAGCGAACGGCCCGGTAGGTTTTGTTTTGGTTGGTAAATTCCGCGGCGACTATGTTGCCGTTGCCGATTTTTTCACCATCAATATAGCTTTCCTCGTAGGCGACCTTGAAACTGTCGCCCTGGCGGATATCCAATACGAAATCGATATCCCAACCAAATATGCTGGCAAGCTCCATCACTAGGCGATCGTCAAGCTGCGCCTCTTTACCGGCGAGAAACAGAGATTCAGTGATTACCCCGGAACGGGTGGAAATTTGAACGTCAGGTGTGCGTTTTTGTTCGCTATAGGTGAACAGGTTGTCGGCACGGGTAAAACTGAAACTGGTGAGGCGATCCTTGGTGTAGGTAAGGCCTTCGAGCTTACCGTCTCTAGA of the Teredinibacter turnerae T7901 genome contains:
- a CDS encoding OapA family protein — its product is MHLVVVGGLSLALATTLMLPSKETQAKRQQEIVIPALAEALETSGHVGAATAPEPTAPIEPETIVREETVKSGDNLSLLFKRAGLTDRDMMEVLAAENGKKLAALYPGHTVAFTLSRDGKLEGLTYTKDRLTSFSFTRADNLFTYSEQKRTPDVQISTRSGVITESLFLAGKEAQLDDRLVMELASIFGWDIDFVLDIRQGDSFKVAYEESYIDGEKIGNGNIVAAEFTNQNKTYRAVRYEDANGNVQYYTPAGDTMRKEFLRTPIEFARISSPFNLKRKHPVLNKIRAHKGTDYAAARGTPIKAAGDGKVIFAGRKGGYGNVVIIQHGQTYKTLYAHISKFRKGIRAGARVKQGQTIAYVGSTGLATGPHLHYEFYVNGSVRNPVTVKLPKAKAIAKAELPRFLNATQPLLAELDPTSGSTKLADSHTISTTKNL
- a CDS encoding DASH family cryptochrome; this translates as MAAILPKSRVGVFWFSNDLRITDNAALNYAAQSCETLICVYILDPRLYAPNRYGLRSMGPMRDRFLQESLAQLSVDLNAVGQTLLVLRESPLQAMAQLIGKYDPGLVVRSRQAGFYEYKQWAMLQRRYRLISFKDIATHTLFNDEDLLPFPLTDLPKTFSQFRKKVEPLADIRNLLPVCDLPPPPRGLKRDHTFRRELLKHQSRSIFKGGAEAGIQQLQGYFHTTAPSEYKTVRNALDGWGNSTKLSPWLANGCLSVNQVLLALGEYEAQYSANESTYWISFELLWREYFQWSAYLHGARLFARDGINGSKKLNTFYSQRFMQWCEGSTPFPLVNALMKQLNVTGYMSNRGRQITASCLVNELALDWRYGAAYFEQQLIDYDVASNWGNWQYIAGVGADPRGGRHFNLDKQREIFDPEGDFIAKWGGESATAEVNSVDAADWPLADE
- a CDS encoding SOS response-associated peptidase, with amino-acid sequence MCGRFANHVQDMHRWVSILKHWPANIEHGEPVAPTGFNIAPTQSVPVVCAAGTYAMRWGLVPSWSKDASPKFATFNARIETVAEKPTFRSTWNAKRRCLVPILGYYEWVQSGDGKQPYFVRQQHGGEILAMAGLWEQRGEMVSFTVLTEPASGKMSELHHRMPVFLNEQNARPWLEGGYEFAPLSHGELRADLSFYPVSKRVNKASEAGASLLDPLSDDGPDYAK
- a CDS encoding sialate O-acetylesterase, with translation MKNLLLLLFTLSFALAQYANAAVKLPRLLSDGLILQRETPNTIWGWASPNEKISVSVDGKTFKAKASTSGDWSVKIPAYDAGGPYTISVEGENTLTIKDVYFGDVWVASGQSNMQTTLNRIEERYPDLVANANDPLIREFTVPREMNFKGPQKDITGGEWQASVSDKIGEHSAVAYFFAKKIQEKQNVPVGILGANFGGSPAECWISRDDLKQYPAQYKSIENFDDDGYLQSIKDADQQESNAWFAKLNGGDKGMQGKVKWYENSYDDDQWKSLNMPSVWADEGIKPMTGIVWFRKEITLPDSVKDQDAFLRLGVIVDGDTAYINGEQVGSTGYRYPPRRYKVKPGVVKPGKNIITLRVQVDNGQGEFVSEKPYYLQVGDTKIDLKGEWKYKVANVIEPPKPKRFIPWNEPLGCYNAMLAPLFNMNIKGVIWYQGESNTGNPQEYATLFPHLIKSWRRDWNQGDFPFLFVQLANYMSDPQEPSESQWAATRFAQFQTLDKVDNTAMAVISDVGEWNDLHPLNKKAVGERLALAAEALAYGNTDIEYSGPLFKNLERKKNKLIISFDHVGDGLIAKDGKLGGFAIAGEDGKYVWAKAKIKKGKVVVWSKEVKNPVSVRYAWANDPNTANLYNKNGLPASVFEATVN
- a CDS encoding NAD(P)/FAD-dependent oxidoreductase is translated as MNIAIIGAGLAGLTAANLLQAKGAKVRVFEKSRGVGGRLANKRLPWASLDLGAQYFTARDPRFRTKVAEWLRAGVVEPWSFSPYELCETGLRAREDGQTRYVGVPAMNSAAHELAENLDVRLNSRVERLLVANGQWHVVTGNDSTGDEARFDRVIVCLPANQSKALLHEYEIASRIPTEVHQACWALALATRGHVESDIKGFFGDDFVSWVSRLSSRPMRDSSAHWDDLWMLHFAGNWSEIQGKNTALDLVESGSQWLNRALSGYRSRPLTVVEHYSHFWRFARVIGQPLAQACIVDSDIGLAVAGDWVAGGRVEGAYLSGLAAAEQILTGL
- a CDS encoding anhydro-N-acetylmuramic acid kinase; this translates as MAEAKSLFIGLMSGTSADSIDAGLVEFSENSFRLLATYDLPYDPRTRQKIFDLARPGDNEIDRMGALDRQLGMLFAKAVNQLLEENQLRAEQITAIGSHGQTIRHRTHSAGTPEQFSLQIGDPNTIAQLTGITTVADFRRRDMAASGQGAPLAPTFHHAMFSSLKENRCILNIGGMANITYLPTDGSVLGYDTGPGNALMDAWINKFGTKRFDKNGEWAGDGKINHELLDTLLSHSFFKMPAPKSTGREDFNVHWVNQAVEATITPFTPQDVQATLTELTAITIADAIRHSCTTGTHIYACGGGVHNRVLFARLAELLPGYTLSTTDDLGLHPDWVEAVAFAWLAMRTLNKLPGNLPAVTGADHPLILGGVYFA